The Apium graveolens cultivar Ventura chromosome 11, ASM990537v1, whole genome shotgun sequence genome has a window encoding:
- the LOC141695890 gene encoding uncharacterized protein LOC141695890, with translation MEIFDSIDDEPNKERLTHKAPMKPYIPLIPFPQRLKNSNLEKHIPFANALAQMPLYVKFMKEVLSNRNKLKEVETITLTEKCSVVIQYTIPPKLKDPGSFSLPCTIGELGIRKALYDLGASVDKFVIPCDFVVLEMNEDVDIPIILGRPLLATAETNIDVKAGKLTLNVGKERVDFDLDQSMKELSVKTECYVVNVVK, from the exons ATGGAGATTTTTGACAGTATTGACGACGAACCCAACAAGGAGAGGCTCACACATAAAGCTCCTATGAAACCATACATCCCTCTAATTCCTTTTCCACAGAGGTTGAAAAATAGCAACTTAGAGAAACA CATTCCGTTTGCTAATGCATTGGCTCAAATGCCCCTCTATGTGAAATTTATGAAGGAGGTGTTGTCTAACAGAAATAAGTTGAAGGAGGTAGAAACAATCACTCTTACCGAAAAGTGCAGTGTTGTTATTCAATATACGATTCCTCCTAAACTCAAGGATCCTGGAAGTTTTTCTTTGCCATGCACTATTGGTGAGTTGGGAATAAGAAAGGCCTTGTATGATCTTGGAGCTAGT GTGGATAAATTTGTTATTCCGTGTGATTTTGTTGTATTGGAGATGAATGAGGATGTTGATATTCCAATTATTTTGGGAAGACCATTATTGGCGACTGCAGAAACCAACATTGATGTGAAAGCTGGTAAGCTTACATTAAACGTGGGGAAAGAAAGAGTTGACTTTGATCTTGATCAATCTATGAAAGAGTTATCAGTAAAAACCGAGTGTTATGTGGTGAATGTTGTGAAATAA